One genomic window of Candidatus Nitrospira inopinata includes the following:
- a CDS encoding cupin domain-containing protein — translation MTGIELPHDREEMAILQALGILEIEDRQVLTARIEDESPSFRQTVRVYEELAGLLAYAVKPAPPPPTLRDRLVDRIALEAAREAEQFELTADTVAFSAGSVKPSDSLRERLLSRIGSHQAVRNADATFDLRSSGPIDERSAVLPQDAGLPDDRPRSRWTAMKHLLRTCLIRLVTSERIGYWKAKIAGRQPIKGLTFIKASEGTWREIAPGVTAKLLSFDPASRRITTLLRFAPGTRYAPHRHTAVEELYVLEGGCRIAGRPMAVGDYHRAEAGTVHHDTSTDDGCLLLAISSPQNETAS, via the coding sequence GTGACGGGGATCGAATTGCCTCATGACCGGGAAGAGATGGCGATTCTCCAGGCTCTGGGGATTTTGGAGATCGAGGATCGGCAGGTCTTGACGGCGAGAATCGAAGATGAATCGCCATCCTTTCGGCAAACCGTCCGGGTTTATGAAGAACTTGCCGGGCTTCTTGCCTATGCGGTGAAACCGGCGCCGCCACCGCCGACTCTTCGCGACCGGCTCGTCGACCGGATTGCGCTGGAAGCGGCCCGCGAAGCCGAGCAATTCGAATTGACCGCCGATACCGTGGCTTTCAGCGCAGGTTCCGTCAAACCGAGCGATTCACTCAGAGAACGACTCCTCTCCCGTATCGGAAGTCATCAAGCCGTTCGGAATGCCGACGCGACGTTCGACCTGCGGAGCAGCGGTCCGATCGATGAACGTAGCGCCGTTCTCCCTCAAGACGCCGGTCTTCCGGACGACCGGCCGCGATCGCGTTGGACCGCCATGAAACACCTCTTGCGGACTTGTCTGATCCGTTTGGTCACGTCCGAGCGGATCGGGTACTGGAAGGCCAAGATCGCCGGCAGACAACCGATCAAAGGCTTGACCTTTATCAAGGCCTCGGAGGGAACGTGGCGAGAAATCGCCCCGGGAGTCACGGCCAAGTTGCTCTCGTTCGATCCGGCCTCCCGGCGGATTACCACGCTCCTCCGTTTCGCGCCCGGCACGAGGTATGCTCCGCATCGGCACACCGCCGTGGAAGAGCTCTACGTGCTGGAAGGCGGCTGCCGGATCGCCGGACGCCCGATGGCGGTCGGGGACTATCACCGCGCCGAAGCCGGAACCGTCCATCATGATACATCGACGGACGACGGCTGCCTGCTTCTCGCGATTTCCTCTCCCCAGAACGAAACG
- a CDS encoding sigma-70 family RNA polymerase sigma factor, translating into MPIMTMEPTKPAQDEEWANLIALTAQGDQAALAALYDRTSPQVFGLALKILKNREAAEEVTLDVYTQVWRQAHTYDQTRGAPGAWLMMLARTRAIDRFRAGAAEYGRLEPLDAAELFASDGDTPEQDMAGQERRRFVRQALATLTDEQRGAIALAYFYGLSQSEIAEHLRLPLGTVKTRIRLDMIKLREALAPYEEGLTP; encoded by the coding sequence ATGCCGATCATGACCATGGAACCGACCAAGCCGGCGCAAGACGAAGAGTGGGCCAATCTCATTGCGCTCACCGCTCAGGGCGATCAGGCCGCGCTCGCCGCGTTGTACGATCGGACAAGCCCCCAGGTGTTCGGGCTAGCCCTCAAAATTCTCAAGAATCGCGAGGCCGCCGAGGAAGTCACGTTGGACGTGTATACTCAAGTATGGCGTCAGGCCCATACCTATGATCAAACCAGAGGCGCGCCCGGCGCCTGGTTGATGATGTTGGCGAGAACGAGGGCCATCGATCGATTCCGCGCGGGCGCGGCCGAGTATGGACGGTTGGAACCGCTGGACGCCGCCGAGTTGTTCGCCAGTGATGGGGACACACCGGAACAGGACATGGCGGGGCAGGAGCGCCGACGGTTCGTGCGCCAGGCCTTGGCGACATTGACCGACGAGCAGCGCGGCGCCATCGCGCTGGCCTATTTTTATGGGTTGAGTCAGAGTGAGATTGCGGAGCACCTGCGGTTGCCTCTCGGCACCGTGAAGACGAGAATCAGATTGGACATGATTAAATTACGAGAAGCCCTGGCCCCCTACGAGGAAGGATTGACGCCGTGA
- a CDS encoding DUF4331 domain-containing protein yields MFARIRPLILTVLALFVATPVLAASHREAPLIANDPTADITDFYFFRSWQDPDKAVLIMNVIPGQEPGSGPNYFNFADDVLYEIHIDNNKNNIAADIVYQIRFKTEIRPPGNVFPLSYVALPPITALTGSGSEGLLLRQSYTVTEVRYGRRPRDLGTGVMYAVPSNVGPRTMPNCESLAEKGIYPLRNGGRVFAGQRDETFYIDLGGTFDALNLHISPILSDADDADDSIIVGAPASGNADTFSGFNVNTIALEIPISELVGPRGNKVLGAYATASRPKVSVIKKNGDRQNSRRFVQVARMGNPLVNELIIPTTMKDKWNATDAEDENEFVSFYCNSALATALDTVFGTGFPTAGREDLVNALLRYAPGPSVCGSGRINERLADLLRVDLDIPPTPAAAQKRLGPLAHDASGNATPDRAGWPNGRRPNDDVTDVALRVVAGILTNPVPNLGDGVNFNVGSVGGNKTDNGIALGFPFLPTPHDGRDRRHIDPQENY; encoded by the coding sequence ATGTTCGCTCGAATTCGACCGCTCATCCTGACCGTGCTGGCGCTGTTTGTCGCGACGCCGGTCTTGGCCGCCAGCCACCGCGAGGCCCCGTTGATCGCCAATGATCCGACGGCGGACATCACGGACTTCTATTTCTTCCGGAGCTGGCAGGACCCAGACAAAGCCGTCCTGATCATGAACGTGATCCCCGGCCAGGAGCCGGGATCAGGCCCCAACTATTTCAACTTCGCGGACGACGTGTTGTACGAAATTCATATCGACAACAATAAAAACAATATCGCCGCCGACATCGTGTATCAGATCCGTTTCAAGACCGAGATCCGCCCGCCGGGCAATGTCTTTCCGCTGTCCTATGTCGCGCTTCCACCGATCACGGCCCTCACGGGAAGCGGGTCGGAAGGACTGCTCCTCCGTCAAAGTTACACGGTGACGGAAGTCCGCTACGGCCGGCGACCGAGAGATCTCGGTACCGGCGTGATGTATGCCGTCCCCTCCAACGTGGGTCCCCGCACGATGCCGAACTGCGAGAGTCTCGCCGAGAAGGGCATCTATCCGCTGAGGAACGGCGGGCGAGTGTTTGCGGGTCAGCGTGATGAGACCTTCTACATCGACCTCGGTGGGACGTTCGACGCGCTGAATCTGCACATCTCGCCGATTCTGTCCGACGCCGACGATGCCGACGACTCGATCATCGTCGGAGCGCCGGCATCCGGGAACGCCGATACGTTCAGCGGGTTCAACGTCAACACGATCGCGTTGGAAATCCCCATCAGTGAACTCGTCGGACCGAGGGGGAACAAGGTCCTCGGCGCCTATGCCACCGCGAGCCGGCCGAAAGTCAGCGTCATCAAGAAGAACGGCGACCGTCAGAACAGCCGCCGGTTTGTCCAGGTGGCGCGGATGGGCAATCCGTTGGTCAACGAGCTGATCATCCCGACGACCATGAAGGATAAGTGGAACGCGACCGATGCGGAAGACGAGAACGAGTTTGTCTCGTTCTACTGCAACTCCGCGCTGGCCACGGCGCTCGATACCGTGTTCGGCACCGGCTTCCCGACGGCAGGGCGTGAGGATCTCGTGAACGCGTTGCTTCGGTACGCACCCGGGCCATCGGTGTGCGGATCGGGGAGAATCAATGAAAGGCTGGCCGACCTTCTGCGCGTCGATCTGGATATTCCTCCCACTCCGGCCGCCGCCCAGAAGCGACTGGGGCCGCTCGCCCATGACGCAAGCGGCAATGCGACGCCGGATAGGGCCGGCTGGCCGAACGGCCGCCGGCCGAACGATGACGTCACCGACGTGGCCTTGCGCGTGGTGGCCGGAATTTTGACGAACCCCGTGCCGAATCTCGGAGACGGCGTGAACTTCAATGTCGGGTCCGTCGGCGGCAATAAGACCGACAACGGTATCGCATTGGGGTTTCCCTTCCTTCCGACACCGCATGACGGACGGGACCGTCGGCATATCGATCCCCAGGAGAACTATTAA
- a CDS encoding tetratricopeptide repeat protein yields MNRLLTVVGMIGWFVLSEVGASYSEPYRPTDDARVLERLSLRASDPFAREIEPLRADLRRNPRNLETAVILAARYIEQGRSEGDPRFLGQAQAALSPWWSRPTPPPAVLLLRATIRQNAHEFDLALADLDQAPAVQPTNAQAWLTKASILQVQARYDDARRACRRLARLAASHVLLGCLGDIAGVTGQSAKSRASLRGVLSDPGLSGRERIWIATILAETAARAGAIRDAEQAFADAFKVGIKDQYLLGAYADFLLDQGRHRDVVSLLRPETRADGLLLRLALAEQALNLPALQNHTAELAARFAAARERGTTVHAREEARFTLALLGDSKRALALARENWNVQREPADARILLECALIAGNRAAAQPALDWMKLNRVEDFHLQRLARQFQEAAL; encoded by the coding sequence ATGAATCGACTCCTTACCGTGGTCGGCATGATCGGCTGGTTCGTGTTGAGTGAAGTCGGCGCCTCGTACTCCGAGCCCTACCGGCCGACGGATGATGCGCGGGTCCTTGAGCGACTGAGTTTGAGAGCGTCCGATCCCTTCGCGCGCGAGATCGAACCCCTGCGAGCCGATCTGCGGCGGAATCCTCGCAATCTCGAGACTGCGGTCATACTGGCCGCTCGCTACATTGAACAAGGGCGATCGGAAGGCGACCCCCGTTTTCTTGGGCAAGCGCAGGCGGCCCTCAGTCCTTGGTGGAGCCGACCGACCCCTCCGCCCGCCGTGCTCCTCTTGCGAGCGACGATCAGGCAGAACGCCCATGAATTCGATCTCGCCCTGGCCGACCTCGATCAAGCGCCGGCGGTTCAACCGACCAACGCCCAAGCCTGGCTGACCAAAGCCTCCATCCTCCAGGTACAGGCTCGTTACGACGATGCGCGCCGAGCCTGCCGGAGGCTCGCACGGCTGGCTGCCTCTCATGTGCTTCTCGGATGCCTGGGAGACATCGCTGGAGTGACGGGCCAGTCGGCAAAGAGCCGAGCGTCACTCCGAGGGGTGCTGTCCGACCCAGGTCTTTCAGGTCGGGAGCGGATCTGGATTGCGACGATCCTGGCCGAAACAGCCGCCCGCGCCGGGGCCATTCGTGATGCCGAGCAAGCCTTCGCCGACGCCTTCAAGGTCGGCATCAAGGATCAATATTTGCTCGGTGCCTATGCGGATTTCCTGCTGGACCAGGGCCGGCATCGGGACGTCGTCTCTTTACTCCGACCTGAAACACGAGCCGATGGACTGCTCTTGCGATTGGCTCTCGCGGAGCAGGCGTTGAACCTGCCCGCGCTCCAGAACCATACGGCCGAATTGGCGGCTCGCTTCGCCGCGGCTCGCGAGCGCGGGACGACCGTCCATGCCAGGGAGGAAGCGCGGTTTACGCTGGCGTTGTTGGGGGATTCGAAACGAGCGCTGGCGTTGGCTCGTGAGAATTGGAACGTCCAGCGGGAACCGGCGGATGCCAGGATTCTCCTCGAATGTGCGCTGATAGCTGGAAACCGTGCGGCAGCTCAGCCGGCGCTCGATTGGATGAAACTTAACCGCGTGGAAGACTTTCATCTGCAACGGCTCGCGCGGCAATTCCAGGAGGCCGCATTGTAA
- a CDS encoding HupE/UreJ family protein: MRTLLVIAWLLVSLPAWAHKPSDGYLSLSIQHDHIEGQWDIALRDLDNAIGLDSDGNGELTWGEVRNKHDAIQAYALSRLTLSADLQACATQVLEQLIDHHTDGAYSVLRFRSDCGRTIQRLHVDYRLLFDIDAQHKGLLRLTQGGHTGTAIFSQESPAQTFSMATRSRWIESAQFIHEGIWHIWLGFDHVLFLLVLLLPAVLVRVDGRWQAVTDFSTVWWNVVNIVTAFTIAHSLTLSLAALDIVHLPSRLVESTIAASVVLAGLGNLYPAMVARRWTIAFGFGLIHGFGFAAALTDLGLPQNSIMLSLVSFNIGVELGQIAIVATFLPLAYLTRRSWSYPRFVLAGGSLAVTAVALIWFTERAFDLQLFAHQ, from the coding sequence ATGCGTACCCTGCTTGTCATCGCCTGGCTTCTCGTCAGTCTCCCTGCTTGGGCCCACAAGCCCAGCGACGGCTATCTTTCCCTGTCGATTCAGCACGATCACATTGAAGGGCAGTGGGACATCGCGTTACGCGATCTCGACAATGCGATCGGATTAGACAGTGATGGAAACGGCGAACTCACCTGGGGAGAAGTCCGGAACAAGCATGATGCGATCCAGGCCTATGCCCTGTCTCGTCTGACACTATCCGCCGATCTACAGGCCTGTGCGACGCAGGTGCTGGAACAACTCATCGATCATCACACGGACGGAGCCTACTCGGTCCTGCGTTTCCGTTCAGATTGCGGCCGGACAATCCAACGGCTCCATGTGGACTACCGACTGCTCTTCGACATCGACGCGCAACACAAGGGACTTCTTCGCTTGACCCAGGGCGGACACACCGGCACCGCCATTTTCAGTCAGGAGTCTCCGGCTCAAACATTCTCCATGGCGACCCGATCGCGCTGGATCGAAAGCGCCCAATTCATTCACGAGGGCATCTGGCACATCTGGCTGGGGTTCGACCATGTCTTGTTTCTGCTTGTCCTCCTCCTTCCCGCCGTCTTAGTCCGAGTCGACGGCCGTTGGCAGGCCGTCACGGATTTCTCGACGGTCTGGTGGAACGTCGTCAATATCGTCACGGCCTTTACCATCGCTCATTCGCTGACCTTGAGTCTGGCCGCCCTCGATATCGTCCACTTACCGTCCCGCTTAGTGGAATCGACCATCGCCGCCTCGGTTGTGCTCGCGGGGCTTGGTAATCTGTACCCCGCGATGGTGGCTCGTCGTTGGACGATCGCCTTTGGATTTGGGCTTATCCATGGATTCGGGTTTGCCGCGGCACTCACGGACCTAGGATTGCCTCAGAACTCAATAATGCTGAGCTTGGTCAGCTTCAACATCGGGGTGGAACTCGGCCAGATCGCCATCGTCGCCACGTTCTTGCCGCTTGCTTACCTGACCCGCCGCTCCTGGTCCTACCCAAGATTCGTCCTGGCCGGCGGATCGCTGGCGGTGACCGCCGTCGCGCTGATCTGGTTCACTGAACGGGCCTTCGACCTTCAATTGTTCGCCCACCAATAA
- a CDS encoding Do family serine endopeptidase, with product MRAGWAVFACLMMDVPDVRAAGGQDLQSQVKAAAGKVIPAVVSIASTVVVRDQAFSDEALPFGLFKEPPARRQYGQGSGVIVSPDGLIVTNNHVVADAVDVEVILSDRRQFKGKVVASDPKTDVAVVKIQATNLAAATWGDSSKLAVGDFVLAIGSPLGLSRTVTFGIVSAVGRADVGVADFEDFIQTDAPINPGNSGGALVNIHGELVGINTAIASPTGGNVGVGFAIPSNMARAAMQSLLKTGRVVRGFLGASTQDVSPMLAKIFRLPDIKGAIVTDVQPKGSAERAGLKRGDVVVRFGGRDVMDSGHLRNLIAQAPIGSKHQIDLIRDGRPHQAELVIQEAPRERAKKAQLSSSVASAVHPLSGVVFDDITVSLARQMDLPVTSGVVVTDIEEGAPAEVSGLQPGDVILELNRQPVLSFSTLQRLADPLKPTDLALLLVNRQGNVLYVPIQGE from the coding sequence ATGAGAGCGGGTTGGGCTGTGTTCGCCTGCTTGATGATGGATGTGCCGGATGTCCGCGCGGCCGGTGGACAGGATTTGCAGAGTCAAGTGAAGGCCGCCGCCGGCAAGGTCATTCCGGCGGTGGTGAGCATCGCCTCCACCGTGGTGGTGCGCGACCAGGCGTTCAGCGATGAGGCGTTACCGTTCGGGCTGTTCAAGGAGCCTCCGGCCCGCCGGCAATATGGCCAAGGGTCCGGGGTGATCGTTTCGCCGGACGGATTGATCGTCACGAACAACCACGTGGTGGCCGACGCGGTCGACGTCGAAGTCATTTTGTCTGATCGCCGTCAGTTCAAGGGGAAGGTGGTAGCGAGCGATCCGAAAACCGACGTGGCGGTGGTGAAAATTCAAGCGACGAATCTGGCGGCGGCGACCTGGGGCGACTCGAGCAAGCTCGCGGTGGGGGACTTTGTGTTGGCGATCGGCAGCCCGCTCGGACTGAGTCGTACCGTGACCTTCGGCATCGTGAGCGCCGTCGGACGGGCGGATGTCGGTGTGGCGGACTTCGAGGACTTCATCCAAACCGATGCGCCAATCAATCCGGGGAATTCGGGAGGAGCCCTCGTCAACATCCACGGCGAGTTGGTGGGCATCAACACGGCGATCGCGAGCCCCACCGGCGGGAACGTGGGGGTCGGCTTTGCGATTCCCAGCAACATGGCTCGCGCCGCGATGCAAAGTTTGCTCAAAACCGGTCGGGTCGTCCGAGGATTTCTCGGAGCCTCGACGCAGGACGTGAGCCCGATGCTGGCCAAGATTTTCCGCCTGCCGGATATCAAGGGCGCGATCGTGACGGACGTGCAGCCCAAGGGGTCGGCCGAACGGGCCGGCCTCAAGCGGGGAGACGTGGTCGTGCGTTTCGGCGGCCGCGACGTCATGGACAGCGGTCATCTGCGCAATCTCATCGCGCAAGCCCCGATCGGCAGCAAACATCAGATCGATCTCATCCGAGACGGCAGACCGCACCAGGCCGAACTGGTGATCCAAGAGGCTCCGCGCGAGCGAGCCAAGAAGGCCCAACTCTCGTCGTCGGTCGCCTCCGCCGTGCATCCGCTCTCCGGCGTGGTGTTCGATGACATCACCGTCTCGCTCGCGAGGCAGATGGACTTGCCCGTCACGAGCGGTGTCGTCGTGACCGATATCGAGGAGGGGGCGCCGGCCGAGGTGTCCGGTCTTCAGCCGGGCGACGTCATTCTTGAACTCAACCGACAGCCCGTCTTGAGTTTTTCCACCTTGCAGCGGCTGGCCGATCCTCTCAAACCGACCGATCTTGCCCTCCTGCTCGTCAATCGGCAGGGGAACGTCCTGTACGTGCCGATTCAGGGAGAGTAG
- a CDS encoding copper resistance protein B has translation MRTGRPWPWAAVLACFVACFVGIGLASDAGAQPSTESPLSPPIPLPPPLANWPSPVHDQRPYLFTLIDVLEYRPAGGARPGRDDYRWDIDGWYGGDHHRLWFKSEGQQDTAFKADYDVDFQLLYGRFIAKYYDVQIGSRIETQQFRGRNVTRGLGVIGIQGLVPYNYELEAALFIDQGGHVSGRLSLTKDFLLTQRLILQGRFETNVAAQRVERFTTGSGLNNLEFGLRLRYEIRREFAPYVGFSIDRSFGETATLVRDEGGNPSQLRFVAGVRLWF, from the coding sequence ATGAGGACTGGGAGGCCATGGCCGTGGGCGGCTGTCCTGGCTTGCTTCGTGGCCTGCTTCGTGGGGATCGGTCTGGCCTCCGATGCCGGCGCACAACCATCGACCGAATCTCCCCTGTCGCCACCAATACCGCTGCCCCCTCCGTTGGCGAATTGGCCGAGCCCCGTGCACGACCAGCGGCCCTATCTGTTTACGCTGATTGACGTGCTGGAATATCGTCCGGCCGGCGGTGCCCGCCCCGGCCGGGACGATTATCGATGGGACATCGACGGATGGTACGGCGGCGACCATCACCGGCTGTGGTTCAAAAGCGAGGGACAGCAGGATACGGCGTTCAAGGCCGACTACGACGTGGACTTCCAACTGTTGTACGGCCGGTTCATCGCGAAATACTACGATGTACAGATCGGCTCGCGCATTGAAACGCAACAGTTCCGCGGACGGAATGTGACGCGCGGACTGGGTGTGATCGGCATCCAGGGCCTCGTGCCGTACAATTATGAACTGGAGGCCGCGCTCTTCATTGATCAAGGCGGTCATGTTTCGGGGCGGCTGTCGTTGACGAAGGATTTCTTGCTGACGCAGCGATTGATCCTGCAAGGGCGGTTCGAAACGAACGTGGCGGCGCAACGGGTCGAGCGGTTTACAACCGGCTCCGGCCTCAACAATCTGGAGTTCGGGCTGCGGCTCCGCTATGAGATCCGACGGGAATTCGCCCCCTATGTCGGATTCTCGATCGATCGAAGTTTCGGCGAAACCGCGACGTTGGTGAGAGACGAGGGCGGCAATCCCAGTCAGCTTCGTTTTGTGGCCGGCGTGCGGCTGTGGTTTTAA
- a CDS encoding copper resistance system multicopper oxidase, whose protein sequence is MRHREEAEEESGGISRRLLLKRAGALGLLAAIPSLLAACAGRASHRGPSAGTQPSVLSGELIDLVIGERSFTVDGRAGTAVTINGTVPGPLLRLQEGQEVTIRVTNHLREPTSIHWHGILLPFEMDGVPGVSFAGIEPGESFTYRFPVQQNGTYWYHSHSGGQELKGMYGPLIIEPREPEPVRSDRDYVVLLSDWSVEEPETILANLKKTSGYYNFQKRTAVEFVSDVRRMGFWPALQDYLLWDWMRMDPTDFADVTGSALIYLLNGLSPSGNWTGLFQPGESVRLRLINAAATTFFDVRVPGLAMRVVQADGQNVQPVTVEELRMGPAETYDVIVRPEEDRAYTIFAEAMDRSGYARGTLAPRPGMSGDLPPRRPRPLRTMDDMGMGMKMEMEGMIMAGMDAGRDEHRSHGMAQARHGSPGHSPDEGHAGHGHGMVAGRALSGGVGMEWVRHGPDDHGTGNQMVAEYARSRLMEPGTGLDQMERRVLVYTDLKRLAPMDDRREPERSIELHLTGHMVRYLWSFDGRKYSEAPAPIPLRDGERLRLVFVNDTMMEHPIHLHGMWMELENGAGEFLPRKHTVIVKPAERLSVAVTVDAPGRWALHCHLLLHMEAGMFRVVEVAGGERNSPS, encoded by the coding sequence ATGCGGCATCGCGAGGAAGCAGAAGAGGAGAGCGGTGGGATTTCGAGACGTCTGCTGCTGAAACGGGCCGGGGCGCTGGGGTTGCTGGCGGCGATCCCGTCGCTTCTTGCGGCGTGCGCAGGCCGGGCGAGCCATCGTGGTCCCTCTGCCGGCACGCAACCGTCGGTCCTGAGCGGCGAGCTGATCGATCTCGTGATCGGCGAGCGATCCTTCACGGTCGATGGACGGGCCGGCACCGCCGTGACGATCAACGGCACGGTTCCCGGCCCTCTCCTTCGACTACAGGAAGGGCAAGAGGTTACGATCCGCGTGACGAACCATTTGCGGGAGCCGACCTCGATTCATTGGCACGGGATTCTGCTGCCGTTCGAGATGGATGGGGTTCCCGGCGTCAGTTTCGCGGGCATCGAACCGGGCGAGAGCTTTACCTATCGTTTTCCGGTGCAACAGAACGGTACCTATTGGTACCACAGCCATTCAGGCGGCCAGGAATTGAAGGGGATGTACGGGCCGTTGATCATCGAGCCACGGGAACCAGAGCCTGTTCGCTCTGACCGTGACTATGTCGTGCTGTTGTCGGACTGGAGTGTCGAGGAACCGGAGACGATTCTGGCCAATCTCAAGAAGACCAGTGGATACTACAACTTTCAAAAACGAACGGCGGTGGAATTCGTGTCGGATGTGAGACGGATGGGATTTTGGCCGGCGCTTCAGGATTATTTGCTGTGGGACTGGATGAGGATGGACCCGACGGATTTTGCCGACGTGACCGGCTCCGCCTTGATCTATCTGCTGAACGGTCTTTCGCCGTCTGGAAACTGGACGGGGCTGTTTCAGCCCGGCGAGTCGGTGCGGTTGCGATTGATCAATGCGGCGGCCACGACATTTTTCGATGTGCGGGTGCCGGGGCTCGCCATGAGGGTCGTGCAGGCCGACGGGCAGAATGTTCAACCGGTCACGGTGGAGGAACTGCGTATGGGGCCGGCTGAGACCTACGACGTGATCGTTCGGCCGGAGGAAGACCGAGCCTATACCATTTTCGCCGAGGCGATGGATCGAAGCGGCTACGCACGAGGCACGCTTGCCCCGCGACCTGGTATGAGCGGCGATCTTCCCCCGCGCCGCCCACGTCCGCTCCGCACGATGGATGACATGGGGATGGGTATGAAGATGGAGATGGAAGGAATGATCATGGCCGGGATGGATGCGGGGCGTGACGAGCACCGGTCACATGGGATGGCACAGGCTCGGCACGGATCGCCTGGACATTCGCCCGACGAAGGTCACGCGGGGCATGGCCATGGAATGGTCGCGGGTCGGGCACTCTCTGGCGGTGTCGGCATGGAGTGGGTTCGGCATGGTCCTGACGACCATGGAACCGGTAATCAGATGGTAGCCGAATATGCCAGGAGCCGGCTGATGGAACCGGGAACGGGGCTTGATCAAATGGAACGGCGGGTGTTGGTCTATACCGACTTGAAACGGCTCGCTCCCATGGATGACCGACGGGAGCCGGAACGGTCGATCGAACTGCATCTCACCGGCCACATGGTGCGGTATCTCTGGTCGTTCGACGGCAGGAAGTATTCGGAGGCCCCCGCCCCGATCCCCCTTCGCGACGGCGAGCGGCTGCGGCTGGTCTTCGTGAACGATACGATGATGGAGCACCCGATTCATCTGCACGGGATGTGGATGGAGCTGGAAAATGGCGCCGGCGAGTTTCTGCCGCGTAAGCATACGGTGATCGTCAAACCGGCGGAGCGGCTCTCCGTCGCCGTGACGGTTGACGCCCCCGGGCGGTGGGCGCTCCACTGTCATCTCTTGTTGCACATGGAGGCCGGGATGTTCAGAGTCGTCGAGGTTGCCGGCGGCGAGCGGAACAGCCCGTCATGA